One stretch of Flavobacterium sp. 9 DNA includes these proteins:
- a CDS encoding beta-N-acetylhexosaminidase — protein MMKSFFFSLLLCSTLSFAQEVNIIPQPVEVVRNSGNFVISSQTSLVVINKEDNATAAFLNDYLFNYYGFKLPVVKKSNKNSIKLISQKNIEGLKSEGYKLKSDQNGVEINGNSPMGTFYGMQTLIQLLPVEKSNTLAIAAVEVKDQPRFAYRGAMLDVGRHFFSVEFVKKYIDYLALHKMNYFHWHLTEDQGWRIEIKKYPKLTEIGSKRNGSIIGSYPGKGSDNTQEGGFYTQEQVKDIVKYASDRFITVIPEIEMPGHSSAAIAAYPELSCFPDEKTNLPDNMISDKSKQEMANGRNKIVQETWGVHSDVFVPTENTFKFLENVLDEVIALFPSKYIHVGGDESPKDAWKRSAFCQQMIKDKNLKDEHGLQSYFVQRMEKYINKKGRTLIGWDEILEGGLAPNAIVMSWRGEEGGIAAAKENHQVIMTPGSHVYLDHSQTKNEKQVTIGGFLPLETVYGYEPIPKELNEQQAKYVLGAQANVWTEYMANPAKVEYMIFPRLSALSEVLWSSKESKNWTEFQTKIETMKKRYTIWGANYFREN, from the coding sequence ATGATGAAATCATTTTTCTTTTCACTTCTTTTATGCAGTACATTGTCGTTTGCACAAGAAGTAAATATCATTCCTCAGCCAGTGGAAGTTGTTAGAAATAGCGGAAATTTTGTGATTAGTTCGCAAACCAGCTTGGTTGTTATCAATAAAGAGGATAATGCTACGGCTGCTTTTTTGAATGATTATTTGTTTAATTATTATGGTTTTAAGTTGCCTGTTGTAAAAAAGTCAAATAAAAATTCCATTAAATTAATAAGTCAAAAGAATATTGAGGGACTTAAAAGTGAAGGCTATAAGTTAAAATCAGATCAAAATGGTGTCGAAATTAACGGTAATTCTCCAATGGGAACTTTCTATGGAATGCAAACCCTTATTCAATTACTGCCTGTAGAAAAAAGCAATACTCTGGCAATTGCAGCAGTAGAAGTTAAAGATCAACCACGTTTTGCTTACAGAGGAGCTATGCTTGATGTTGGACGTCATTTTTTTTCAGTTGAATTTGTAAAAAAATATATTGATTATTTAGCCTTACATAAAATGAATTATTTTCATTGGCATTTAACCGAAGATCAAGGTTGGAGAATTGAAATAAAAAAATACCCAAAACTTACTGAAATAGGTTCTAAAAGAAATGGAAGTATTATTGGAAGCTATCCGGGAAAAGGAAGTGATAATACACAAGAAGGAGGTTTTTATACTCAGGAACAGGTAAAAGATATCGTAAAATATGCTTCAGATCGTTTTATAACGGTAATTCCGGAAATTGAAATGCCGGGACACAGTAGCGCTGCTATTGCCGCTTATCCGGAGTTGAGTTGTTTTCCAGACGAGAAAACTAATCTTCCAGACAATATGATTTCTGATAAGAGCAAGCAGGAAATGGCAAACGGAAGAAATAAAATTGTTCAGGAAACCTGGGGAGTTCATTCAGATGTGTTTGTTCCAACAGAAAATACGTTTAAATTTCTGGAGAATGTTCTTGATGAAGTGATCGCTTTATTTCCATCAAAATACATTCATGTGGGTGGAGATGAATCTCCTAAAGATGCCTGGAAAAGAAGTGCGTTTTGTCAGCAAATGATAAAAGACAAAAACTTGAAGGATGAGCATGGTCTTCAAAGTTATTTCGTCCAACGCATGGAAAAATACATTAATAAAAAAGGAAGAACCTTAATTGGCTGGGATGAAATTTTAGAAGGCGGTCTTGCGCCAAATGCTATCGTAATGAGCTGGAGAGGAGAAGAAGGCGGAATTGCTGCTGCAAAAGAAAATCATCAGGTAATTATGACTCCGGGAAGCCATGTTTATTTAGATCATTCTCAAACCAAGAATGAAAAACAAGTTACTATTGGAGGGTTTTTACCTTTGGAAACCGTTTATGGTTATGAGCCAATTCCGAAAGAGCTGAATGAGCAACAAGCAAAATACGTTTTGGGTGCTCAAGCAAATGTCTGGACAGAATATATGGCAAATCCTGCCAAAGTAGAATATATGATATTTCCCCGTTTAAGTGCTTTAAGCGAAGTATTATGGTCTTCAAAAGAAAGTAAAAACTGGACTGAATTTCAAACAAAAATTGAAACGATGAAAAAGCGATATACGATTTGGGGAGCTAACTATTTTAGAGAGAATTAA
- a CDS encoding phosphotransferase enzyme family protein, whose amino-acid sequence MEELIKTVFKDFYPNKTILTYSAIHFGLINSTYKIETADGDYILQKMNQVVFPNIKSLLNNKIKTTWYLNANGFPTLKFIANREGHFYSQQGQAIWQLSTYIPSVVLDRIDSNTVASQVGAYLAKFHKALLGFPISELEYTIPDFHNTIKRFSDFEESVKNASPERLSEAKESIAFLESNIKTIQRVANAINTQKIPVRVVHNDTKIGNMLFDENKNILCIIDFDTVMPGSIFHDVGDSLRTGANKATEEEKDLSKVCFDIEIYEAFMKAYVAEASCFMSDEEADNIHLSLPLILFEQACRFLGDYLNNDSYYTTTYEDQNLVRAKTQIKLMDDVQLYLKTKKQVIL is encoded by the coding sequence ATGGAAGAATTAATTAAAACTGTCTTTAAAGATTTTTATCCCAATAAAACAATCCTTACGTATTCTGCCATACATTTTGGTCTGATCAATAGTACTTATAAAATTGAGACTGCTGATGGAGATTATATTTTGCAAAAAATGAATCAGGTTGTGTTTCCAAATATAAAATCGTTACTGAATAATAAGATAAAAACCACTTGGTATTTGAACGCAAACGGGTTTCCTACTTTAAAATTTATTGCAAATAGGGAAGGACATTTTTATTCACAACAAGGCCAGGCGATTTGGCAGCTTTCAACTTATATTCCTTCCGTTGTTTTAGATCGGATTGATTCAAATACAGTTGCAAGTCAGGTTGGCGCTTATTTGGCGAAGTTTCACAAAGCATTGCTCGGTTTTCCAATTTCGGAATTAGAATACACAATTCCGGATTTTCATAACACCATAAAAAGATTTTCTGATTTTGAAGAAAGTGTAAAAAATGCTTCACCGGAAAGGTTATCAGAAGCAAAAGAATCAATTGCGTTTTTAGAATCTAATATTAAAACTATACAGCGCGTTGCCAATGCAATAAATACGCAAAAAATCCCTGTGAGAGTTGTGCATAACGACACTAAAATAGGGAATATGCTTTTTGATGAAAATAAAAATATTTTATGCATTATTGATTTTGATACGGTAATGCCCGGAAGTATTTTTCATGATGTAGGTGATAGCTTAAGAACGGGAGCCAATAAAGCTACAGAAGAAGAAAAAGATTTGTCAAAAGTATGTTTTGACATAGAAATCTATGAGGCTTTTATGAAAGCTTATGTTGCTGAAGCTTCTTGTTTTATGTCTGATGAAGAAGCAGATAACATTCATCTCAGTTTACCATTGATTCTTTTTGAACAAGCCTGTCGTTTTTTGGGAGATTATTTAAATAATGACAGTTATTATACTACAACATACGAAGATCAAAATCTGGTCAGAGCCAAAACACAGATAAAGCTTATGGATGATGTACAGCTATATTTAAAAACAAAAAAACAAGTCATATTATAA
- a CDS encoding RagB/SusD family nutrient uptake outer membrane protein, giving the protein MKKYTYNKITILTFCLFSLFGCTDMLDQEPMGLATPQNFWVSQANVESALAGDYALLKEALTKDSNFMLWGEFTGMTFMNSQFWIVDYIEGNGNYVLAYRDDSRNWKAFYRAANWALSIEKHVSEMPDSAFRSKTEKNRLIGEAAFVRSLSYFYLARIWGDAPIVDEVIETSDQLIKDGNIVTKPRENELKVLDFSLAAANKAIGLLEYSTPGAPKWAITANKASAEALKAHITLWYASRDHGNTAMITQALAAANSVIQNSHASLIDYVSEGVDGFNDMCIGQSKTGLFEINISAAMNESYRVDGGDTTPTGLTLTNPFFLSPNSNAPIISDDFYGKDMMNSDSDRDNDKRKELFFSNFDSNEQSSLMKYSQATRDGQASDPYARFSESNILIFRLADIYLLRAEANMKLGNTSAAVADINTIRSKANVPNYTGPTDNESLTKAIFDERAIELVGEGQSGFDRIRMNYFAGVSWMNPSRIAHKGCFWPIDPSVISINSAIIQTDFWKGKL; this is encoded by the coding sequence ATGAAAAAATATACATACAATAAAATAACGATTCTGACTTTTTGTTTGTTTAGCCTTTTTGGCTGTACAGATATGTTGGATCAAGAGCCAATGGGGTTGGCAACTCCGCAAAATTTTTGGGTTTCTCAAGCCAATGTTGAATCGGCATTAGCAGGAGATTATGCTTTGCTTAAAGAAGCTTTGACCAAAGATTCAAACTTCATGTTATGGGGAGAATTTACCGGAATGACTTTTATGAATAGTCAATTTTGGATTGTAGATTATATCGAAGGAAACGGAAATTATGTTCTGGCGTATCGTGATGATTCACGCAATTGGAAAGCTTTTTACAGAGCAGCAAACTGGGCTCTTTCTATAGAAAAACACGTAAGCGAAATGCCGGATAGCGCTTTTAGATCAAAAACCGAAAAAAACAGACTTATTGGCGAAGCAGCCTTTGTAAGATCATTATCCTATTTCTATTTGGCACGTATCTGGGGAGATGCGCCAATTGTAGATGAGGTGATAGAGACTTCAGATCAATTGATTAAGGACGGTAACATCGTTACAAAACCAAGAGAGAATGAACTTAAAGTTTTAGATTTTTCTTTGGCTGCAGCCAATAAAGCGATTGGATTATTAGAATATTCTACTCCAGGCGCTCCTAAATGGGCAATTACTGCCAATAAAGCAAGTGCCGAAGCCCTAAAAGCGCATATCACGCTTTGGTATGCAAGTAGAGATCATGGTAATACTGCTATGATTACTCAGGCTCTGGCGGCTGCAAATTCAGTGATTCAAAACAGTCATGCTTCACTTATTGATTATGTAAGCGAAGGTGTAGATGGATTTAATGATATGTGTATCGGTCAATCTAAAACGGGTCTTTTTGAAATTAATATAAGTGCTGCGATGAACGAATCGTATCGTGTGGATGGAGGAGATACAACTCCTACAGGATTAACATTAACGAATCCGTTTTTTCTAAGCCCTAATTCAAATGCGCCTATTATTAGTGATGATTTTTATGGAAAGGACATGATGAATTCAGATTCAGACAGAGACAATGACAAACGTAAAGAATTGTTTTTTAGCAATTTTGATTCAAATGAACAATCTTCTTTAATGAAATATTCTCAAGCAACCCGAGACGGTCAGGCATCTGATCCTTATGCGAGATTTTCAGAATCCAACATCTTAATTTTCAGATTGGCAGATATCTATCTTCTTAGAGCAGAAGCAAATATGAAATTAGGAAACACTTCAGCTGCTGTTGCGGATATTAACACAATCAGATCTAAAGCCAATGTACCTAATTATACTGGTCCAACCGATAATGAATCACTTACCAAAGCCATTTTTGACGAACGTGCCATTGAATTGGTAGGCGAAGGACAATCAGGATTTGACAGAATCAGAATGAATTATTTTGCGGGAGTAAGCTGGATGAACCCAAGCAGAATTGCTCATAAAGGCTGTTTTTGGCCAATTGATCCATCTGTAATCTCAATTAATTCTGCCATTATTCAAACCGACTTTTGGAAAGGTAAGTTGTAA
- a CDS encoding DUF5007 domain-containing protein, which produces MKKIICLLGFSLLILSCEQPEVGYISDNIHSLQDTISVPRGVFFSSVPPAVEGSTYPMEWAITSITDKNGKVTTELQDKHEILTWTAPFDPTTDTTLELAMKKLKLSPQPSIIMNPVSGEFVFTQASKSVVENDFIVNVKAKNVRGERQLDNFTRIKLGPFVPVEFKTEMRSRLQLGKGAGVYDTGFTYSVLNDSDPKVPGVLDGTDPYITVVKISEEPKLAIKVKMIIADSHGAALDPNKVVFNYSGSAPLQNYHDNTIGTVLDSESTTFGLPAPPFPQYARNYTGNDAYLMYYLTTADAFTVDKAAFEAANGVKDWSKYIDPATGQIRNRAYIRWGMKINDSGTWEIRMKIPFTTKK; this is translated from the coding sequence ATGAAAAAGATAATTTGTTTATTAGGTTTTAGCCTATTGATATTATCCTGTGAGCAACCAGAAGTAGGCTATATCAGTGATAATATACATTCACTACAAGACACAATCAGCGTTCCTCGCGGCGTGTTTTTTTCTTCTGTGCCGCCAGCAGTAGAAGGATCAACCTATCCAATGGAATGGGCAATTACCAGTATTACGGATAAAAATGGTAAAGTAACCACTGAATTGCAGGATAAACATGAGATTTTGACCTGGACAGCGCCATTTGATCCTACTACGGATACTACATTGGAATTGGCTATGAAAAAATTAAAACTTAGCCCGCAACCTTCAATTATAATGAATCCCGTAAGTGGAGAATTTGTTTTCACACAAGCTTCGAAATCGGTTGTTGAGAATGATTTTATAGTAAATGTCAAGGCAAAAAATGTTCGTGGAGAACGTCAGTTAGATAATTTCACACGTATAAAATTGGGTCCTTTTGTTCCTGTAGAATTCAAAACAGAAATGAGATCAAGACTACAATTGGGTAAAGGCGCAGGCGTTTATGATACCGGTTTTACGTATTCTGTATTGAACGATAGCGATCCAAAAGTACCGGGCGTATTAGACGGAACCGATCCTTATATCACAGTTGTAAAAATAAGTGAAGAACCAAAATTAGCCATAAAAGTAAAAATGATTATTGCAGATAGTCACGGAGCAGCTCTTGATCCTAATAAAGTAGTTTTTAATTATAGCGGATCTGCGCCTTTGCAAAATTATCATGATAATACTATAGGAACGGTATTAGATTCAGAAAGTACCACTTTTGGATTACCGGCGCCGCCATTCCCACAATACGCAAGAAATTATACAGGTAATGATGCTTACTTAATGTATTATTTGACAACAGCGGATGCTTTTACAGTTGACAAAGCAGCTTTTGAAGCAGCAAATGGGGTAAAGGACTGGAGTAAATATATCGATCCTGCTACTGGTCAAATCCGAAACAGAGCCTACATAAGATGGGGAATGAAAATTAATGATTCAGGTACTTGGGAAATTCGAATGAAAATTCCATTTACAACCAAGAAATAG
- a CDS encoding fasciclin domain-containing protein — protein MKYIVIIIVLFSMYSCSNDDYLIDGGLANQNVGMSTYDFLKSHKQLDTLALLIQKAGMIDLVNAKSTTLFAPNNLSIKNYIFYKKDVEENPNYGINDIPVDDLKEILGGYIFDESLDRSKLVKEGKIYTAHNGEERKLSLEPVEDYKDQLDQFPEYVFYTFKGEDDFWGPNPDEGGVNDDVHTVVRTSNLISTNGVIHVLQGSHHFSNYVD, from the coding sequence ATGAAATATATAGTAATAATAATAGTGCTTTTCAGTATGTATTCCTGTTCAAACGACGACTATCTAATTGATGGTGGTCTTGCCAATCAAAATGTTGGAATGTCTACTTATGATTTTCTAAAATCACATAAACAACTGGATACATTGGCTTTATTGATCCAGAAGGCAGGAATGATTGATTTGGTTAACGCTAAATCAACAACTCTTTTTGCTCCAAATAATCTGTCTATAAAAAATTATATTTTTTATAAAAAAGATGTAGAAGAGAATCCAAATTATGGTATTAATGATATTCCTGTAGACGATTTGAAAGAAATATTGGGAGGATATATTTTCGATGAAAGTCTGGATCGCAGCAAATTGGTAAAAGAAGGTAAAATTTATACTGCTCATAACGGAGAAGAAAGAAAGCTTTCGCTGGAACCTGTTGAAGATTATAAAGATCAATTAGATCAGTTTCCGGAATATGTCTTTTATACTTTCAAAGGAGAAGATGATTTTTGGGGACCTAATCCAGACGAAGGAGGCGTAAATGACGATGTTCATACTGTTGTGAGAACCTCGAATTTAATTTCTACAAATGGAGTAATTCATGTGCTGCAAGGATCTCATCATTTTTCGAATTATGTCGATTAA
- a CDS encoding SusC/RagA family TonB-linked outer membrane protein — translation MKNQFNPVNAELLTKQKKIFLWTKKNSIFFFVTLCSISSFGHTVKFSLHLEKGEIMEHTEKTKAERNLNLVVDDNPITGKVTGELGESLFGASVKVKGTNKVESTDVDGSFSIAAKEGDVLIVSYVGFITKEVTVGSQKQLNIRLKSAQNDLSDVVIIGYQKVHKKNVNAAVSTISSKDLQDIPVISVSSIIGSLATGIQTPTQTGAPGGRGSLVIRGNTSMSGSGYSSPLYVIDGVQTSLEDLAGYNTSNTDFLASLNPNDIEKIDFLKDASAAAIYGSRGANGVIIITTKKGGALDKPEFTFSLNTGISPIPNLVTMNIGSAERNAKMGMLYKWWKSDDVQTSHVPMVLSDSLNPAFNNKVDYQGLFYRTGISNKYNLSMRGGSETTNYRLSLGYDDVQGVIKNSGFKRYTFSGNINSKVGQNFENQFRVNLLQTDNQTGQGNPDGGRFQFNNTLPTDPSNLNSSLFYVSDDKIKALQGELSDKLNTDETVQVTLSDFLKYDFTPAFSVNAQFNYVYSSEKKNYYEPSSVREEGDGFASYALYNRKNLSSDLYINYYKKFGNNTVTAVLGQKTDYNKYEDMFMYAKGFGVDAIKVINDRYTQGQINGYTSIESNALLSYFGRLGYRFKDRYMVDVAFSRDGSSRFGEDVRYANFSSIALGWIISDEPFIKKITGNVLSYAKLRASYGVNGNEIDENFLRYGSYRLGYGGNPLWSNLMNVSTYGGTTGVVTDYNTIGNPNLSWVNSKQWDIGFDMDLFNNRINITFDAYNKKTENLLFETLFPAYSGFNQAKSNVAGVMNYGWEAMVKWQIFSVGNPWKLEISTGMSQNKNFVTKLPNGNKDYYGYDAGRDRSYGYVVGMPLILPVQFKYEYIVDNLNQLPINPYTGEILHGKSAWGTIAPGTPIWKDYNGDYLLDEAGDYKLDTSFKPTPDFTGLLNINLKYKGWYLQAYSQFSFGSDIIDSSTQRYLDNYDRGDDWAVKGLQDLSGLYFWENPGDGAAGAHYPALYPARPNTTPYYRFRSGQSLWKESGDYWKISNASIGYTIEKSRVLEQIHISRVRIYGSVINPYQWQRSKVVADASQVDEMGYTLGNGYPQSKTFSLGLDVKF, via the coding sequence ATGAAAAACCAATTTAACCCGGTAAATGCCGAGCTATTAACCAAACAAAAAAAGATATTTCTCTGGACCAAGAAGAATTCGATATTCTTTTTTGTCACCTTATGTAGTATTTCCTCTTTTGGTCATACAGTAAAATTTTCACTTCATTTAGAAAAAGGGGAGATAATGGAACATACGGAGAAAACAAAAGCAGAAAGAAATCTGAATTTAGTTGTCGATGATAATCCCATTACCGGAAAAGTAACTGGTGAATTGGGTGAAAGCCTATTTGGAGCTTCTGTTAAAGTTAAGGGAACAAACAAAGTAGAATCTACAGATGTTGATGGAAGCTTTTCTATTGCGGCAAAAGAAGGTGATGTTTTGATTGTTTCTTATGTTGGATTTATTACGAAAGAAGTAACAGTTGGAAGCCAGAAACAATTAAATATTAGACTTAAATCAGCCCAAAATGATTTAAGTGACGTTGTTATTATTGGTTATCAAAAAGTGCATAAAAAAAATGTCAACGCTGCGGTATCAACCATTAGCAGTAAAGATTTGCAGGATATTCCGGTAATTAGTGTTTCTTCTATCATTGGTAGTTTGGCAACAGGAATACAAACGCCTACTCAAACGGGCGCGCCTGGAGGAAGAGGATCGTTGGTTATTCGTGGAAACACAAGTATGTCAGGTTCTGGATATAGTAGTCCGCTCTATGTAATTGACGGAGTACAAACATCTTTAGAAGATTTGGCTGGATATAATACTTCCAATACAGATTTCCTGGCTTCTTTAAATCCAAATGATATTGAAAAAATAGATTTCTTAAAAGATGCTTCTGCGGCTGCGATTTACGGATCACGTGGTGCAAATGGAGTTATTATTATTACAACCAAAAAGGGTGGAGCTTTGGATAAACCCGAATTTACATTTTCATTAAATACAGGAATATCTCCTATTCCAAATTTAGTGACAATGAATATCGGATCTGCCGAAAGAAATGCTAAAATGGGAATGCTTTATAAATGGTGGAAGTCTGATGATGTGCAGACATCGCATGTACCAATGGTTTTATCAGATAGTTTGAATCCTGCATTTAATAATAAAGTAGATTATCAGGGATTATTTTATAGAACGGGAATTTCTAACAAGTATAATTTAAGTATGCGAGGCGGGAGCGAAACCACAAACTACAGATTATCATTAGGATATGATGATGTACAAGGAGTTATTAAAAACTCTGGTTTTAAGCGCTATACTTTTTCAGGAAACATTAATTCAAAAGTTGGGCAAAATTTTGAAAACCAATTTCGAGTTAATTTATTGCAAACGGACAATCAAACAGGTCAGGGAAATCCTGATGGAGGAAGATTTCAATTCAATAATACTTTGCCTACGGATCCTTCGAACTTAAATTCTTCTTTGTTTTATGTTTCGGATGATAAAATTAAAGCATTACAAGGAGAATTATCAGATAAACTGAATACAGATGAAACGGTACAAGTAACACTTTCTGATTTTTTGAAATATGATTTCACGCCTGCTTTTTCTGTTAATGCTCAGTTTAATTACGTGTATAGTTCTGAAAAGAAAAATTATTATGAACCATCATCAGTGCGTGAAGAAGGAGATGGTTTTGCTAGTTATGCCTTATATAATCGAAAAAATTTATCATCAGATCTTTACATTAATTACTACAAGAAATTCGGTAATAATACTGTTACAGCAGTCTTAGGACAAAAAACAGATTATAATAAATATGAAGATATGTTTATGTATGCCAAAGGTTTTGGTGTAGATGCGATCAAGGTTATCAACGATCGTTATACTCAGGGTCAAATTAATGGATACACAAGTATAGAATCAAATGCTTTGCTGTCTTATTTTGGACGTTTGGGATATCGTTTTAAAGACCGTTATATGGTTGATGTTGCGTTTAGTAGAGACGGTTCTTCTCGTTTTGGTGAAGATGTTCGATATGCTAATTTCTCTTCGATAGCGTTGGGTTGGATTATTTCTGATGAGCCTTTCATCAAAAAAATCACCGGAAATGTTTTGAGTTACGCAAAATTAAGAGCCAGTTATGGTGTTAATGGAAATGAAATCGACGAGAATTTCCTGAGATACGGATCCTACAGATTAGGATATGGCGGAAATCCATTATGGTCTAATTTGATGAATGTTTCTACTTACGGAGGTACAACAGGAGTTGTAACAGATTACAATACAATCGGGAATCCGAATCTTTCTTGGGTAAATTCAAAACAATGGGATATTGGTTTTGATATGGATTTATTTAATAACCGAATCAATATAACTTTTGATGCTTATAACAAGAAAACAGAAAATCTATTATTCGAAACGCTTTTTCCTGCTTATTCAGGATTCAATCAGGCAAAATCAAATGTTGCGGGCGTAATGAATTATGGTTGGGAAGCAATGGTTAAATGGCAAATCTTTTCAGTTGGAAATCCTTGGAAACTGGAAATAAGCACGGGAATGAGTCAAAACAAAAACTTTGTAACTAAACTTCCTAACGGAAACAAGGATTATTATGGATATGATGCAGGTAGAGACAGAAGTTATGGATATGTGGTAGGAATGCCGTTGATTCTTCCTGTACAATTCAAGTATGAATATATTGTAGATAATCTAAATCAGTTACCAATAAATCCATACACTGGAGAAATACTACATGGTAAATCTGCCTGGGGAACTATTGCACCAGGTACACCAATCTGGAAAGATTATAATGGTGATTATCTATTAGATGAAGCCGGCGATTATAAATTGGATACTTCATTTAAACCAACACCTGATTTTACAGGATTATTGAATATCAATTTAAAATACAAAGGTTGGTATTTACAAGCTTACAGTCAATTCTCATTTGGTTCTGATATTATAGATTCGTCTACACAAAGATATTTAGATAATTACGACAGAGGAGACGATTGGGCTGTTAAAGGTTTACAAGATCTAAGCGGATTGTATTTTTGGGAGAACCCAGGCGATGGTGCAGCTGGAGCACATTATCCGGCTTTATATCCCGCTCGTCCTAATACAACTCCTTATTATAGATTTAGAAGCGGTCAGTCTTTGTGGAAAGAAAGTGGTGATTATTGGAAAATATCAAACGCTTCTATTGGATATACAATTGAAAAAAGTCGTGTTTTAGAACAAATACATATTTCTCGCGTACGTATTTATGGTTCGGTTATAAATCCATATCAATGGCAACGTTCTAAGGTTGTTGCAGATGCTTCTCAAGTTGATGAAATGGGATACACACTTGGTAACGGATATCCACAATCGAAAACATTTTCACTTGGATTGGATGTTAAATTTTAA
- a CDS encoding alpha-L-fucosidase, protein MKKITLCILFFSMSWMGMLAQTYTPSEGNIKNRKEFQDDKFGMFIHFGPYSVLGNGEWVMNNENIRVTEYGRLINVFNPQDFDAKKWVGIAKAAGMKYITFTTRHHDGFSNFDTKLSDWKITNTHFKRDLLKELAEECHKEGIKLFCYYSLLDWTRTDYQYETGKTGKGTGRTAKSDWDSYIRFMKGQLTELLTNYGEIGGIWFDGHWDQLDNDTDKTLASKVNWHYDEIYKLIHTLQPNCLISNNHHLTPIQGEDFQAFEKDLPGGNTSGFGGQSVSQLPLETCETMNNSWGFDINDRKYKSTKDLLHYMINAASLNANFLLNVGPMPDGSIQPEFVATLKEIGIWMDKNGKSIYGTRGNVIKPQEWGVFTAKDKTLFAHIIKTPNQAEYIFIPEMKQKIKKCYLMDSKKDLKFKQQPEGTFVYLNGDKIDEIDTIIEMEIQ, encoded by the coding sequence ATGAAAAAAATAACACTTTGTATACTGTTCTTCTCGATGAGCTGGATGGGAATGCTGGCACAAACCTATACTCCTTCAGAAGGAAATATTAAGAATAGGAAAGAATTTCAAGACGATAAATTTGGAATGTTCATTCACTTTGGTCCCTATAGCGTTCTGGGAAATGGCGAATGGGTTATGAACAATGAAAACATCAGAGTAACCGAATACGGAAGATTAATTAACGTTTTTAATCCTCAGGATTTTGATGCTAAGAAATGGGTTGGTATTGCAAAAGCAGCGGGAATGAAATACATCACTTTTACCACGCGCCATCACGATGGTTTTAGCAATTTTGACACCAAATTATCAGATTGGAAAATTACAAATACGCATTTTAAAAGAGATTTATTAAAAGAGTTGGCTGAAGAATGTCATAAAGAAGGTATTAAGTTGTTCTGTTATTATTCACTTTTAGACTGGACAAGAACCGATTACCAATATGAAACGGGAAAGACTGGGAAAGGAACAGGAAGAACTGCAAAAAGTGATTGGGATAGCTACATCCGTTTTATGAAAGGACAGTTAACAGAATTGCTGACCAATTACGGAGAAATAGGTGGTATTTGGTTTGACGGACATTGGGACCAATTGGATAATGATACCGATAAAACATTAGCATCAAAAGTAAACTGGCATTATGATGAAATTTACAAATTGATTCATACACTTCAACCCAACTGTTTGATTTCAAACAATCACCATTTAACTCCTATTCAAGGAGAAGATTTTCAAGCATTTGAAAAAGATTTACCTGGCGGAAATACCTCTGGATTTGGAGGACAATCTGTTTCTCAATTGCCTTTGGAAACTTGCGAAACGATGAACAATTCCTGGGGATTTGATATTAATGACAGAAAATATAAATCAACCAAAGATTTACTGCATTATATGATAAATGCAGCCAGTTTGAATGCTAATTTCCTTTTGAATGTTGGACCAATGCCTGACGGATCAATCCAACCGGAATTTGTGGCAACTCTGAAAGAAATAGGAATCTGGATGGATAAAAACGGAAAAAGTATTTACGGAACAAGGGGCAATGTGATAAAACCGCAAGAATGGGGTGTATTTACGGCCAAAGACAAAACCTTGTTTGCACACATCATAAAAACACCAAATCAGGCCGAGTATATTTTCATTCCCGAGATGAAACAAAAAATCAAAAAATGTTATTTGATGGACAGTAAAAAGGACCTTAAATTCAAACAACAACCTGAAGGTACTTTTGTGTATTTGAATGGTGATAAAATAGATGAAATAGATACGATAATTGAAATGGAAATACAGTAA